The sequence below is a genomic window from Mercenaria mercenaria strain notata chromosome 14, MADL_Memer_1, whole genome shotgun sequence.
TAAAAGTTAGACATATTTAGTAATAATTCATAACTGCAGACATAATCCCTCAATACAGATAAGTTTGTAGCGCATTATTTCCCTTCGTAGAAGGTTAGTGTCCCTTTCCAAGTTAGTATTAAAACCCATCTTTTATGTACATACCGCATACGAAATCGTATATTTAAATGTACTCATTTCAATCTAGAATGATTACTATTTTCCTTCGTAGAAGGTTTGTGTCCCTTTCCAATTTAGCATTAAAAACCGTCTTTTATGTATATACCGCATACGAAATCGTATATTTAAATGTACTCATTTCAAACTAGAATGATTATTATTTTCCTTCGTAGGTTTGTGTCCATTTCCAATTTAGCATTAAAACCCGTCTTTTATGTACATATCAACATATGAACTTTTAGAATTCCCTATTACAATGCCCAGTACAATCCTTTCCCCTGAAATAGAACTAGTCTTGTCTTGCAGCCgggtttgtttgttatttctctCTTTATTCGTATAAATATATACTGTTTAGTTGATGTCCTCACTAGCGGACATTATACGCAAAGTTTCAAATTATAATATTcaacattttgaataaccaaatGATTTATCACTGATTTCAGCTCTTAGCAGTTTTGTTTACCTTACCATCAACATAATCATTTTCTTGAGTTGCTGAATTGTATATATTCAAGTATCTCACGGATATGTAAACTTCCTTTCAAAGAAATAGCATTTCGTTCAATTGTTTATCTAACCATTGGCATACTTTGACATTTCAGAACTTTTCCTAAGTCATCCCTGAAGGATTTGTTCATGAAAGCATAAATGAACGGATTCGCTGTGTGGTACATAAAGTACATGTAGAATACAATCTGGTTGTAATCCATAAGCTGGAGTGACATCAGCCAAGCTGGCAGAAACGCAACAAGAAACACTATTGTTACTACAAAAAGCATTACAGCCGTCCGAATATTTGCGATCAGAGTCTTTTCTTTAATCGACAGAGCCTTACTGTTTTGCCTGGCCTTTGGGCGCATAGGCTGAACCTCCGGGGCTTGATCTGAAGTGCCATTCTCGGACGATCCTCTTTTGTGTGGATTTACGTGTGTAACTGCCGTAAACTGCGTTTCTACCGTTGAAAACTCAacctatataaaacaaaatgtgtacatttattcaGTTGCAACGTGATCAGGATTACTGCACAGGCCTATTGCAAgggtttgtgaagaaagcacaaCTTACAAGTAAATAAATACAGACTGTGAATTTTTGACTTTGAATTTGTCAATGGAGGTACAATTTCGATTATATATCCAGTAAAAAGAGAATTATAAGCTGTGCCAAATAATTATTCTGTTTAATATTTAGTTAAACATtaacttattatatatataataagtattGTATGCGGTAAATTAGGTCAAATGAAAATGGCACAGCCATTCAAATATTACTGTGAGATTGAATGTATTAATGATGTTGCATTTTATGGTGTCTGGTGACCTCTAAATTGTTCTGATTAATTCCAAAACATATTTTAGAATATTATCAAATTGTTGAAAATTATTCTTACTCCTTACATAAAGTGACTGAAGCCTTTAAGATATTTCCAGCGGTAtgacaatttcatattacaaagaaaaatatatatgaaaatatcaaataaatgttaaatgGTCAATCAATATTTTTGTAGTTAATCTAAACCATCTTTGTTATTGACACTGCAACACCTTTATCTTGGCTATATGTTGTTTGACAATTATAAAGTTGTCTTTGTGTTTTATGAAGAACTATGTTCTGATTTGTCCTTTGGACAGTTTATAACAGTCCATAAAGTAAGTCTGATCAAAACATTTAGTTCTTGTATTACTTACACCAGCTGGGTAGAGACTCGAACGCTTCCGTTTGCTCCGTTTCGCCCTATGTTCGTGTATTGACTTGTAAATAAGCCCATACAACACAACCACGGCGAAGAAGGACAATAGGTATGTCCCTGCATACATCTTCTGATACAAATCTACATACTTTGTACCAATAATAATAGAATTCGGCATACAGACACCGTCCAAATCCATGTTGGCTTCCATCATGTTGTCAGCTGATGATGTACTTGCGTTTACACAGGTCAAGTTTTGAGCACAAAGTTGAACAATACTGTTCGTTCTATTTTCACTTGTATCGTTTTTGAATTCTCCATTTTGCAGCACGCTTGAAATATTTCCTCCAAGGCCTCCAAATGTgttagttatttgaaaatttgttttttcaatGTTAGAAAGATTGTTCGTTGGTGGTACGTTTGGATCTTGATATCTGTACACACCATGCATCAGTGACGTCACAATTCCAAAGGAGGAGGCAGCTGCTAAAAGACACAAAACGATAATCTTCGCTCGTTTTATATTAAGTACATGAAGGAATGGATGACAGATACAAAAATATCTAtctgttgctatggcaaccattATAAAAGCAGCAAATGGTATGTTGCAGGTGATAAAGAACATATAAATCTTGCAAGCAACATCATATTGCAGCCTGTACTCGAGGTACACCACAGCCTCGGAGAACGGCATGAGGAACAGACACGTGAAAAGGTCTGTGCCTGCAAGGCTCATGATGAATATACCGGctgttgatttttcttttttatgtgaGTAGATGTATAAAACAAGACTGTTTCCAATTGTTCCGCATATGGAAAAGATAGACAACAAAACCATAACGACAATGGTGTCGGGATCCTCCATCATTGATCAATCCTGAAATGAAATGGAAACATTTTAGTAAAGATTCATAAATAATGGTTTAACAGTCTCTGGTCTTCGTAAACTTTGTATATCAGGTTTGACCATTTTTTTCAGAAGATGAAAAACTAGATAAataactttagaaataaatgtattggTGGTGTTTGTTATCTTTATTCGTTTTAGCAGTACTTAAAGCGTCCGCTTGATAGAAAATATTAAAGAGATATTTCCTGTTTTACGAGATCTGTTCTTGGTGTTTTTCCTTTTGAATCTTTATTACATGCGTTGATCAGGAAATAAGAATAGGTAGGTAATGTTTTTATGTTTGAATAGGAGGCTAATGATATGTCGATAAAAGTACTGCCATGCATTAATAATGTGCTcagaaaatgttaacaaaaatcaagatatcgtactatttgaaaacaaatgtccCAATAATTTATACgaaatgcattaaatatttgtcatgcCTTGACAGCGACAGTTGTTGCAATTGTTTCTTGAACCTTCAGCGACCTCTAGCATTCCAGAACCAGGAAGCTGGGCGTCTAAACATGgcaatttatattttgtcatatCGATTTCATACTAATATGGTAAGAAGCAATTTAAatggacttttttttattttttatacatatatagcaTCCCTTTTGGTTTGGCTTACGACTAGCTTGTTATTGTGCATATACATTGTATGACTATCACCCTTGAAAACATTCTGCCCTAAAGCTACATACTATCATATATACATACTTAGGGTATACAATACATATAATATGACAAACAGAGAAAATATCTGACTACGATGTTAGCATCTTTTACCATAAAATGTGCTAGAGCAAAGCTCTAAGCAAACCTACTGTTTTATATAAGTACTTTACTTATCTTCAATTACAATGCATGAAGAATGGTTTGCaaatttgaagtgattatctTTATAATTATGGATAGATTAAAGAAAACCATCTATTGAATTTGATGTTATCGCTTAACACTACATGCACTTGTATTTTACAACTTGCTATCTGAAATATGTTTCAATACTACAAAGTACTTGAAAGTCTTACCACTAACAATATATCATACTTTGTGGGGCCCCATAGAAGTTAAATTAAGTCAGTACTCTTCAAAACTGTTAATTGGAATCTTGAAGTAAGATAGGAAATAACGTTTCAAGGGTAGAAAATACCAAAGTCATTGCTACTTTAAAATGTTGCAATTAAATAGGAAGTAGGACACTCCTATTATCACATCTTAAAATGCTACCAGATCGTCGTTAAAGGTATCTATTAGAGGCTGCTAGCTTGAAAACGACAATAAGGCTTTTTTGCGAACATGATTTTATTGCTGATCAACCGCAACAACTCGTTCTTTTATTACAACCTCCTGTAGCCTAATGGTAgtgcgtccgcttcgagtgtgagaggtcgagggttcgatccccggccgcctcataccaaagacgtaaaacaatggtactagtagcttcctcgcttggcgctcagcattaaaaggatagtgctaggactggtcagcccgttgtcagtataatgtgactgggtggggtatcatgccacgtgtctacggcgtgatattccagtgaggcagcactataaaggtgGGCATTGTGCTctctgctacaagcagacacggtcgtttatacgactgaaaaattgttgaaacgatgttaaacccgaacacacacacacacacacacacacacacacacacacacacacacacacacacacactattatCAAACAATTATTAgaatacatttcaaataatttattgaCATAAGCTGATGAACGTAAACCCGACCACAACATTATTGTTTGAACcataaaaacttattttaaaagaTCCTTTTGTAATGATTAAGCACAACAAATACAGATCCAATTTGATTATGTTGATGACGGGAAATAAAGTATGGAACACCTCAACTCTCTGACAACTCATCCATGACCCAAACCGCCACCAGTATACATATCCCTAGCCTAAGCGGAAATCTgtcatatatatgataaaatgaaaaCTCTGTGATACATGTTACAGAAGACCTGACAGAATGTGCAgtcaaattatttatttacttactgTTTAAGTCAGTGCAAATATCTCTCACCACACGTATCCATAGTACATGTATAAAGACGTCATTTAACACTTAAGTCTAAAGTTAATGATATGTctgtatgaaacatgtttttgttgttaaataTGATGAGATATAGTGCCATGTTGTGATATCCAGCTTACTTGTTCCTGATACGGAATGCTAGAGGTCTCCACAAGTTCAAGAAACAGTTGCACCAGCTGTGAAAATACTGAACAATAAAGGTTTAATGACAAATATTAACTGTTGCAAAGTTCAACCGCTGTTTACTCTCATATTACAGAAATGCTGAAATGGCATCagttctgaaaaacaaaataggCCTATATTTCACTAGGAGTAAATAAATGGACAGTTATTTTAcagatatcattttatttatatcttttacGGTCTACAACTTCATttactcattttttttattatagaacGCATTATTAACAACCATTAGCTCTGGACAATTTGGCACCAGGAACGTCAAAAATATAATTCTGCATCGGAAATATACCTAAgataaaaaacaatttattccataatcttgtttttattggtgaaaaaaaaatcagtatcaaaaAGCCGTCATCTAAATGTATGAACTAGTTGCACTTATTAATCTGGTTTGTATTAGTTTTGAAtgaagtttatttgaaaaaaacaacaacaaaaacacatcaGTTCTTATGTCATATGAAAAGGCATGGCAAAACCCCAATactttaaccactagaccactttTCTCCTTAattgcttttattattattagcaaACTCAGTGAAACCGCTATTATTCTAATAGCTATGTTGAATTTCGTATAGGTTTGATTAACAATACACACAATATTCTTGGTAAAGATGTTAAATATGGAATCATTATTGTATCTTTAGCAGGCGCAATGTATTCTTTATGTTCTTGTAAAGGAAACAAATATGTTGTTTCTGCATTATTTCGTATTGTATGtttttcagatatatatatatatatatataaatactgtaACTAATTGGCTTAGAAGTACATAACTGTAAACGATGTTTTCCAATATATGCTCTGTAACTCAGACATAGCAGTCCTGTTTAGACAGACGACAGTTCAAGGTTAGTAAAAAATTCACAAGTTCATGTATATTGCTTAAGAGTCAATAGTTTAAAGTTGTTATTTAAAGTTAGCCTTTTAAACCTTACTACAGAAAGCTACTTCATGGTATAATTTCAcgctggaaaaaaaaagaattaaaagtcAGGTCTTTGAATACA
It includes:
- the LOC123527632 gene encoding octopamine receptor Oamb-like, with amino-acid sequence MMEDPDTIVVMVLLSIFSICGTIGNSLVLYIYSHKKEKSTAGIFIMSLAGTDLFTCLFLMPFSEAVVYLEYRLQYDVACKIYMFFITCNIPFAAFIMVAIATDRYFCICHPFLHVLNIKRAKIIVLCLLAAASSFGIVTSLMHGVYRYQDPNVPPTNNLSNIEKTNFQITNTFGGLGGNISSVLQNGEFKNDTSENRTNSIVQLCAQNLTCVNASTSSADNMMEANMDLDGVCMPNSIIIGTKYVDLYQKMYAGTYLLSFFAVVVLYGLIYKSIHEHRAKRSKRKRSSLYPAGVEFSTVETQFTAVTHVNPHKRGSSENGTSDQAPEVQPMRPKARQNSKALSIKEKTLIANIRTAVMLFVVTIVFLVAFLPAWLMSLQLMDYNQIVFYMYFMYHTANPFIYAFMNKSFRDDLGKVLKCQSMPMVR